A window of the Acetobacteraceae bacterium genome harbors these coding sequences:
- the thrS gene encoding threonine--tRNA ligase: MVVITLPDGNTKEFSHPVTGTEIASSIGEGLAKAALAMEVDGHLKDISESISNNAAVRFITRKDPEALELIRHDTAHVLAEAVQELWPGTQVTIGPSIKDGFYYDFERAEPFTPADFEAIENKMKEIIALKRPFEREVWDRKKALDFFLSKGEKFKGELIENLPAGEDLSIYRQGEWLDLCRGPHLRHTGDIGTAFKLMRVAGAYWRGDHRNPMLTRIYGTAWRDAKELKTYLHRLEEAEKRDHRRIGKQMDLYHLQEEAPGQIFWHTKGWQLYTMLQNYMRRLQVRHGYQEVKTPQLLDRSFWERSGHWDKYREHMYIAQVEDEDKIFALKPMNCPCHVEIFRHTLRSYRELPLRMAEFGSCHRYEPSGALHGIMRVRGFTQDDAHIFCEEEQIADETVRFVKMLSEAYKDLGFKSFSVKFSDRPETRAGSDETWDRSEGALKKACELAGVVYELNKGEGAFYGPKLEFVLTDALGREWQCGTLQVDYVLPERLDVTYIGRDGNRHRPVMLHRAILGSFERFLGILIEEHAGKFPLWLAPTQVAIATIVSDANDYGEEVARKLEASGLSVQRHFENDKINAKIRDLSLQKIPFILAIGRKEAEEQTVSLRELGSQKNTVMPLEEAIHLLKNKAIAPDLERLGNLS, from the coding sequence ATGGTTGTCATCACTCTCCCAGATGGAAATACGAAAGAATTCAGTCACCCTGTAACTGGAACTGAGATTGCTTCGTCCATTGGAGAAGGCCTCGCCAAAGCTGCCTTGGCTATGGAAGTCGATGGGCACTTAAAAGACATTTCAGAAAGCATTTCAAACAATGCGGCCGTTCGTTTTATCACACGAAAAGACCCCGAAGCGCTGGAACTTATCCGCCATGATACAGCCCATGTGCTCGCAGAAGCTGTTCAGGAACTTTGGCCTGGAACACAAGTCACCATTGGCCCAAGCATTAAAGACGGTTTTTACTACGATTTTGAAAGGGCAGAACCCTTCACGCCTGCTGACTTTGAAGCAATCGAAAATAAAATGAAGGAAATTATTGCGCTCAAACGTCCATTTGAACGTGAAGTCTGGGATCGTAAAAAAGCGCTTGATTTTTTCCTCTCTAAAGGGGAGAAATTTAAAGGTGAGCTGATTGAAAATCTGCCTGCTGGCGAAGATCTTTCTATCTACCGTCAAGGAGAATGGCTTGACCTTTGCCGAGGCCCTCACCTCCGCCATACGGGCGATATTGGCACAGCCTTTAAGCTTATGCGTGTTGCAGGCGCTTATTGGCGTGGAGATCATCGAAACCCCATGCTCACCCGTATCTATGGAACAGCTTGGCGGGACGCAAAAGAATTAAAAACCTATCTCCACCGCCTTGAAGAAGCAGAAAAACGGGATCATCGCCGAATCGGCAAGCAAATGGATCTCTATCACCTCCAAGAAGAAGCGCCTGGACAAATTTTTTGGCATACAAAAGGCTGGCAACTTTACACAATGCTTCAAAATTATATGCGTCGCCTTCAAGTCCGCCATGGGTATCAAGAGGTTAAAACCCCGCAGCTTTTAGACCGCTCCTTCTGGGAGCGCTCAGGGCACTGGGATAAATATCGTGAACACATGTATATCGCACAGGTTGAGGACGAAGATAAGATCTTTGCTCTTAAACCCATGAATTGCCCCTGCCATGTCGAAATTTTCCGCCATACGCTGCGCTCCTACCGTGAATTACCTTTGCGCATGGCAGAATTCGGCTCTTGCCACCGCTATGAGCCATCTGGCGCCTTACACGGCATTATGCGTGTTAGAGGCTTTACACAAGATGACGCCCATATTTTCTGTGAAGAAGAGCAAATTGCAGACGAAACGGTTCGCTTTGTTAAGATGCTCTCCGAAGCTTATAAAGACCTGGGCTTTAAAAGTTTCAGCGTCAAATTTTCAGACCGTCCAGAGACCAGAGCCGGTTCAGATGAAACATGGGACCGTTCCGAGGGCGCTTTGAAAAAAGCCTGTGAACTTGCCGGTGTCGTCTATGAACTCAATAAAGGGGAAGGTGCTTTTTACGGCCCTAAACTGGAATTTGTCCTAACAGATGCTCTTGGACGGGAATGGCAATGCGGTACGCTTCAAGTAGATTACGTCCTGCCAGAAAGATTGGACGTTACTTATATTGGCCGTGATGGCAACCGTCACCGCCCCGTCATGTTGCACCGTGCCATTTTAGGAAGCTTTGAGCGTTTTCTAGGAATTTTAATTGAAGAACATGCTGGAAAATTCCCTTTATGGCTGGCACCAACACAGGTTGCTATCGCAACGATTGTTTCCGATGCAAACGACTACGGCGAAGAGGTTGCACGGAAACTTGAAGCGAGCGGACTCTCTGTGCAGCGGCATTTTGAAAATGATAAAATCAATGCCAAAATCCGAGATTTAAGTCTGCAAAAAATTCCTTTCATTCTTGCCATTGGGAGAAAAGAGGCCGAGGAGCAAACTGTTTCTCTTCGTGAATTAGGGTCACAAAAGAATACGGTAATGCCCCTCGAAGAAGCGATTCACTTGCTTAAAAACAAAGCCATTGCCCCCGATCTTGAAAGGCTGGGAAATTTATCTTAA
- a CDS encoding glycosyltransferase family 9 protein yields MTPNVSKPKILIIKHGAFGDFIQSFPSFEAIRKTCPMAHITLLCDPSLKEIAALSPYFDEILTDQRERLGFSLSKWRCLQKRLKIISQYALVIDLQQSLRSQIYLSFSGHAKKRDILKKLGKKTPLHALIRQAKYLQELHIPPLAPQKANWLIEAGKIQLPQNPRGPYIVLCAETSEKHRYKSWPLQNFIQLAFLLAKEGFQPILTGKKAAPLKSQERLAKLNILDLRGKTTIPDLAKIMSQADLCIGADTGSMHLATFCGCPTLVLFSTFSDPRFHSPIPLKAGDVTTLQARDTASLSFRKVLESALHLLKKLG; encoded by the coding sequence ATGACTCCAAACGTTTCCAAACCTAAAATTCTCATCATAAAACATGGTGCTTTTGGTGACTTCATTCAGTCCTTTCCAAGTTTTGAGGCCATTCGCAAAACGTGCCCAATGGCACATATCACGCTTCTCTGCGATCCTTCTCTCAAAGAAATTGCGGCGCTTTCCCCTTACTTCGATGAAATCTTAACCGATCAACGGGAAAGGCTAGGATTTTCTCTATCAAAATGGCGCTGCTTGCAGAAACGTCTAAAAATTATCTCGCAATATGCGTTAGTCATTGATTTACAACAATCTTTAAGAAGCCAAATTTATCTCTCTTTTTCCGGACATGCGAAAAAACGTGATATTTTAAAGAAACTCGGAAAAAAAACACCTCTTCACGCTTTAATCCGACAGGCAAAATATCTCCAAGAACTGCATATTCCGCCTTTAGCCCCACAAAAAGCCAATTGGCTTATTGAGGCGGGCAAAATCCAGCTGCCTCAAAATCCAAGAGGGCCTTATATTGTTCTTTGCGCAGAAACAAGTGAAAAGCACCGTTATAAATCTTGGCCTTTGCAAAATTTTATTCAACTTGCTTTTTTACTCGCAAAGGAAGGATTTCAGCCCATTCTCACTGGGAAAAAGGCGGCACCTCTAAAATCCCAAGAGCGCCTTGCAAAACTCAATATTCTTGATCTTAGAGGAAAAACCACCATTCCTGATTTGGCTAAAATCATGAGCCAAGCAGACCTTTGCATTGGCGCAGATACAGGAAGCATGCATTTGGCAACCTTCTGCGGCTGCCCGACCCTCGTTCTTTTTTCTACTTTTTCAGATCCGAGATTTCATAGCCCCATTCCCTTAAAGGCAGGAGATGTGACAACTTTACAAGCCAGAGACACAGCTTCTCTCTCTTTTAGAAAAGTGCTAGAATCAGCCCTTCATTTATTAAAAAAACTAGGCTAG
- a CDS encoding nucleotide exchange factor GrpE, whose protein sequence is MNFLSWHLLGDIMSKKHHPSESHTVPPEEEINTENTAQSDSAENSEDLASQEDLDNRIATMAEDLSAMEDRWKRSEAEKQNFIVRAEKEKADLRDYAIQKFAKDLVGEIDNLQRALASLPPEAEAEAEAEAEEDSKNLKAIRKGLESTEKSFLSMLERHGITREDPVGKPFDPNHHEALQQMHSEDFAPNHVMMTHNPVWKLKNRLLKPAMVVVAADSSTGRAANEE, encoded by the coding sequence TTGAATTTTCTAAGCTGGCATCTTTTAGGCGATATTATGAGCAAAAAACATCACCCCTCAGAATCTCACACAGTTCCTCCAGAAGAAGAAATAAATACAGAAAACACAGCGCAATCAGATAGCGCTGAAAATAGTGAAGATTTGGCCTCTCAAGAAGATTTAGATAACCGCATTGCAACCATGGCTGAAGACCTTTCGGCAATGGAAGACCGCTGGAAGCGTTCCGAAGCCGAAAAACAAAATTTTATTGTCCGTGCGGAGAAAGAAAAAGCGGATCTGCGTGATTATGCCATTCAAAAATTTGCAAAAGATTTGGTGGGCGAGATCGATAATCTCCAACGTGCCCTAGCCTCCCTTCCTCCTGAAGCTGAAGCTGAAGCTGAAGCTGAAGCTGAAGAGGATTCAAAAAATCTAAAAGCCATCCGTAAAGGCTTGGAAAGCACAGAAAAATCTTTCCTTTCAATGTTAGAACGCCACGGAATCACACGGGAAGACCCTGTCGGAAAGCCTTTTGACCCCAATCATCATGAGGCGCTACAGCAAATGCATTCCGAAGATTTTGCGCCGAACCATGTCATGATGACGCATAATCCTGTTTGGAAACTCAAAAACCGCCTTCTTAAACCTGCAATGGTTGTGGTTGCTGCAGATTCCTCCACAGGCAGAGCTGCAAACGAAGAATAA